The following are from one region of the Euleptes europaea isolate rEulEur1 chromosome 11, rEulEur1.hap1, whole genome shotgun sequence genome:
- the CSRNP1 gene encoding cysteine/serine-rich nuclear protein 1, translating to MTGVLKRKYDELEDDATYSSSSSSSPFSSSSASSGWESDEDNSQGVAKPGPASNASFTPTSILKKSKRLKRTTVEFDRVTVFYFPRCQGFTSVPSRGGCTLGMVSRHSFSREFTLAEFSTEQEAVRREKLKERLKEEKLEALRWKLTMNGTKESEEANQLTTEDISDDDIDLGGVEPEDGFFLQPYPAKKRRALLKALGVKKIDKEEKRELHGIRLSREDCGCDCQEFCDPETCSCSLAGIKCQMDHTSFPCGCTKDGCGNTEGRIEFNQARVQTHFIHTIMKLELEKNQQRSVEPEPPFPERLHPFGCPAGKAAFEERTPPLAPAFQFNMDLEAIGENSCSSDMTDSSVLSGQSEDLEEPYEAAPSEKSQSDVDDDGLARILHFNDSDAEEESGASSGCQDNLSSFHPTDFFSADVEGHCVADAAMKLGTGSALSHLSNITECLDENANQGASCFLEETSTGALCGGPLGCPPSSAEPCSRNYMDLSLSSDSLDFFQSFSDYNLGPLYNSLKEYENLDNFSALQLQLPNFPSMPQVGDQGTCFLESLIGLSESVPETPAPFTDNQLLEDAMKSSLMETVKV from the exons ATGACCGGAGTACTGAAACGGAAATATGACGAGTTGGAAGACGACGCCACctattcctcctcttcctcctcctcccctttctcctcctcgTCGGCTTCTTCGGGCTGGGAATCGGACGAGGACAACTCCCAAGGAGTCGCCAAGCCCGGCCCGGCCTCGAACGCCAGCTTCACTC caACGTCCATCCTGAAGAAGAGCAAGCGCCTCAAGCGGACCACCGTGGAGTTTGACCGCGTCACTGTCTTCTACTTCCCGCGCTGCCAGGGCTTTACCAGCGTGCCGAGCCGCGGCGGCTGTACCCTGGGCATGGTCAGCCGGCACAGCTTCTCCAGGGAGTTCACGCTGGCCGAGTTTTCCACCGAACAGGAGGCCGTTCGGCGGGAGAAGCTGAAGGAGCGGTTGAAAGAGGAGAAGCTGGAAGCCCTGAGGTGGAAA CTAACTATGAACGGCACGAAAGAGTCTGAGGAGGCCAACCAGCTGACGACGGAAGACATCTCCGATGACGATATCGACCTCGGTGGTGTGGAGCCGGAGGACGGCTTCTTCCTCCAGCCCTACCCGGCTAAGAAGCGGCGGGCCCTGCTCAAGGCCCTGGGGGTCAAGAAGATCGACAAGGAGGAGAAGCGGGAGCTCCACGGCAtccgcctctccagggaagacTGTGGCTGCGATTGCCAGGAGTTCTGCGACCCGGAGACGTGTAGCTGCAGCTTGGCGGGTATCAAGTGCCAG ATGGATCACACATCGTTTCCTTGCGGCTGCACGAAAGATGGCTGTGGGAACACGGAAGGGCGCATCGAGTTCAACCAGGCCCGGGTGCAGACGCACTTCATTCACACCATCATGAAGCTGGAGCTGGAGAAGAACCAGCAGAGAAGCGTGGAGCCCGAGCCGCCGTTCCCGGAGAGGCTTCACCCCTTCGGGTGTCCGGCGGGCAAGGCGGCGTTCGAGGAGCGGACTCCTCCCCTGGCGCCCGCCTTCCAGTTCAACATGGACTTGGAGGCGATCGGCGAGAACAGCTGCAGCAGCGACATGACCGACTCGTCGGTGTTGTCCGGCCAGAGCGAGGACCTGGAGGAGCCGTACGAGGCCGCCCCCTCGGAGAAGTCGCAGTCGGACGTCGACGATGACGGCCTGGCGCGGATACTCCACTTCAATGATTCCGACGCGGAAGAGGAGAGTGGGGCCAGCAGCGGCTGCCAGGATAACTTGAGCTCGTTCCACCCGACTGACTTCTTCAGCGCGGACGTCGAAGGCCACTGTGTCGCGGACGCTGCCATGAAGCTTGGCACCGGGAGCGCTTTGAGCCACTTGTCCAACATCACGGAATGTTTGGATGAAAACGCCAACCAGGGCGCCAGCTGCTTTTTAGAGGAGACCTCCACCGGAGCGCTGTGCGGGGGCCCCCTGGGCTGCCCGCCGTCCTCGGCAGAGCCGTGTTCCCGGAACTACATGGACCTGAGCCTCTCCTCGGACTCGCTGGATTTCTTCCAGTCATTCTCGGACTACAACTTGGGACCTCTTTACAACTCCTTGAAGGAGTACGAGAACCTGGACAACTTTTCGGCGTTGCAGCTCCAGCTGCCGAATTTCCCCAGCATGCCCCAGGTGGGGGACCAGGGCACCTGCTTTTTAGAGTCCTTGATTGGCCTGTCTGAATCTGTCCCGGAAACCCCAGCGCCTTTTACAGACAATCAGCTTTTAGAAGATGCCATGAAGTCATCACTCATGGAGACTGTGAAGGTTTAA